From one Solanum stenotomum isolate F172 chromosome 12, ASM1918654v1, whole genome shotgun sequence genomic stretch:
- the LOC125849468 gene encoding G-type lectin S-receptor-like serine/threonine-protein kinase At1g11300 isoform X5: protein MSLYRSFLLLLCCVYVVFSGANASDTITSSEPVRDSETVFSSRKTFKLGFFSPGNSANRYVGIMFNLPSPTPTAVWVANRDKPINDSSGLLTLSEDGNLVILNGQKEIIWSSSISNSMKNSTAQLLDTGNLVLKDSSNGKVLWESFRYPTDSILQHMKMGIDKSTNTTALLKSWRSPDDPSVGSFSAGIQLQYIPQAFIWNNTAPYWRSSPWDKQIYIGLPEMKSSYHSGVDLVADNAGTAYQTYSNGNQSWILYYSLNSTGSYQEKVWDESKKDWVVTWANPRSECDIYAKCGAFGRCNPKSSPICSCIQGFKPKNEGEWEKGEWSGGCIRRTALDCERNKTDVEKGKKDGFLKMQTMGVPDFVIWVSSAKEDCESDCLSNCSCKAYSYYTGIGCMHWNRSLVDIQEYSMDGAADLFIRLAYSEIAANDKKDFPVAAIAITVSIGSIIVILCGYLFWKLLAKHRERKRKSEAFLREASPKFYQGGMIKDDINQVKIEDITLYNFDMLANATDRFHSASKLGQGGFGPVYKGKLPDGQEIAVKRLSQSSGQGLQEFMNEVVVISRLQHRNLVRLLGCCTERGEKMLVYDFMPNRSLDAYLFGSHQEKFLDWSKRAIIIEGTGRGLLYLHRDSRLRIIHRDLKASNILLDEYLNPKISDFGMARIFGGNQDQARTIRVVGTYGYMSPEYAMHGRFSEKSDVYSFGVLILEIVSGRKNSSFYDDEDELTLLAYAWKLWNENNIIKLIDPKIFYSSFEKLMVRCVHIGLLCVREYAEDRPNVTTVLSMLTSDIAELPTPKQPAFTGGHASPQQSQGSVNADTITVLEPR from the exons ATGAGCTTATATCgatcatttcttcttttgcttTGTTGCgtttatgtagttttttctgGTGCCAATGCGTCAGACACCATTACCAGTAGTGAGCCCGTGCGGGACTCGGAAACTGTCTTTTCCAGTCGCAAAACATTTAAACTGGGATTTTTCAGTCCTGGGAATTCTGCAAATCGTTATGTAGGGATTATGTTTAACCTACCATCACCAACACCAACTGCTGTATGGGTAGCTAACAGAGACAAGCCTATAAATGATTCTAGCGGATTACTCACACTATCAGAAGATGGCAATCTTGTAATCTTGAATGGACAGAAGGAGATAATATGGTCATCCAGTATTTCAAACTCTATGAAGAATTCTACTGCTCAACTCTTGGACACTGGCAACTTAGTCTTGAAAGACAGCTCAAATGGGAAAGTTCTATGGGAAAGCTTTCGATATCCTACAGATTCTATCTTACAGCACATGAAAATGGGAATTGATAAGAGTACTAACACAACAGCTCTCCTGAAATCATGGAGAAGTCCTGATGATCCATCCGTTGGGAGCTTCTCAGCTGGAATTCAACTTCAATACATTCCCCAGGCTTTTATTTGGAATAACACCGCTCCTTACTGGCGTAGTAGTCCATGGGATAAACAGATCTATATTGGATTACCAGAAATGAAATCTTCATATCACTCTGGTGTTGACCTTGTAGCTGATAATGCTGGCACCGCATACCAAACTTATTCCAATGGAAATCAGTCTTGGATACTCTATTATTCCTTGAATTCAACAGGGTCTTATCAGGAGAAGGTTTGGGATGAAAGTAAGAAGGATTGGGTGGTAACATGGGCAAATCCCCGAAGTGAGTGTGATATTTATGCTAAGTGCGGGGCATTTGGAAGATGTAATCCAAAGAGCTCTCCAATATGCAGTTGCATACAAGGTTTTAAGcctaaaaatgaaggagaatgGGAGAAAGGAGAATGGTCTGGTGGATGCATCAGAAGGACTGCATTAGactgtgaaaggaacaaaactGATGTTGAGAAGGGCAAAAAGGATGGGTTTTTGAAGATGCAGACAATGGGAGTACCAGATTTTGTAATTTGGGTATCCTCTGCGAAAGAAGACTGTGAAAGTGACTGTTTAAGTAACTGTTCCTGCAAGGCATATTCATACTACACAGGCATTGGTTGTATGCATTGGAATAGAAGCTTAGTTGATATTCAAGAATACTCCATGGATGGGGCGGCTGATTTGTTCATTCGTCTTGCCTACTCCGAAATTG CTGCAAATGACAAGAAAGACTTCCCTGTAGCAGCTATTGCAATCACAGTTTCGATAGGCTCAATAATAGTTATCTTATGTGGATATCTTTTCTGGAAATTGTTGGCTAAGCACAGAG aaagaaagaggaaaagtGAAGCATTCTTAAGAGAAGCATCTCCAAAATTTTACCAAGGCGGCATGATTAAAGATGACATCAATCAAGTCAAAATTGAAGATATCACCTTGTACAACTTTGACATGTTAGCAAATGCAACTGACAGATTTCACTCAGCTAGCAAGCTGGGACAAGGAGGCTTTGGTCCAGTCTACAAA GGAAAATTGCCAGATGGACAAGAAATTGCAGTAAAAAGGCTTTCACAGTCTTCTGGTCAGGGGCTACAGGAGTTTATGAATGAGGTAGTCGTGATTTCTAGACTACAACATCGTAATCTTGTTAGACTCCTCGGCTGCTGCACAGAAAGAGGGGAAAAGATGCTGGTGTATGATTTCATGCCCAATAGAAGCTTAGATGCATATCTTTTTG GTTCACACCAGGAAAAGTTCCTTGATTGGAGTAAACGAGCCATCATTATTGAGGGAACTGGTCGAGGCCTCCTTTACCTTCACAGAGACTCAAGACTACGAATTATTCATAGAGATCTGAAGGCAAGCAACATCCTGTTGGATGAATACCTAAACCCAAAAATTTCGGATTTTGGCATGGCGAGGATTTTTGGAGGCAATCAAGACCAGGCACGCACTATAAGAGTTGTTGGCACATA TGGTTACATGTCCCCTGAATATGCAATGCATGGAAGATTCTCAGAAAAATCAGATGTCTACAGCTTCGGTGTGTTGATATTGGAAATTGTCAGTGGAAGGAAGAACTCTAGTTtttatgatgatgaagatgaacTGACTCTACTTGCATAT GCATGGAAGTTGTGGAATGAAAACAATATCATAAAATTGATAGAccccaaaatattttattcaagcTTTGAAAAACTGATGGTGAGATGTGTACATATTGGATTATTATGTGTTCGAGAATATGCAGAAGATAGGCCAAATGTCACCACAGTTCTGTCAATGCTCACTAGTGATATTGCTGAACTACCTACTCCTAAACAACCTGCATTTACCGGAGGACATGCTTCACCACAGC